The genomic segment CTACAAATACAGAGAATTATCCAACAAATGATATTAAAGATGAATCCGATTCATGGGAAGGGgggaaccaatcagattgcagcatcgctccacagatacagggaacagagaCAGCTGCTCCTATCTTGGAAAGCAGCTCGGCAGCCGATGCTCTGTCACATGGTATAAAGGAGGAGCTGGCTGAATGGGAAGGAGCAGAACTTTCAGACTACAATATAACTAGAGTTGCAGAAGAGCAGGAAACGGATGCACTAAGTCCCATCATGGGCTGCAACCCAAATAACAACTTGTCAGATGATTTTAAGGAGGAGCCGATTTCATGGGAAGAGGGAAACCATTCAGACAGTAGCATGAATCCTCTGATACTGGCACAAGGTATCGATACCTCGGTCTCTCTCTCGGCATGGTCAGAAATTAATGAATATGGCATTAGCATCAATACTAAGCCCACATTTACATCTCCGCCAAGTACAGATTCCATGCAGGGGATGTATAACTGCTACAAACCTTTCCAGAGTAAGACCTCTCTTCATGAGCATCAGAGAAAGAGCCGTCGAAAGGAGGATCCATCTTCTCCTCCTGATTGTGGAAAATCTCTTGTACATGAGCCAGATCATAAGATCCCTCAAAACAATCGCAGTGAAGAGAAACGTTTCACTTGTTCCGACTGCGGCAAGTCTTTCAAACAACGCTCCAAGCTGTATATACACTGCAGGactcacacgggggagaaaccataCGCCTGCTCTGTGTGTGGGAAGCGTTTCATACAGGTGCAAGAGCTTACTATTCATTAtcgaatccacacaggagagaaaccgttTTCTTGTTCcgaatgtggcaaatgttttacGCAGTGCTCACACCTCAGTATGCACCGCAAAGTCCACTCGGGAGACAAACCCTTTTCCTGCGCTGAATGCGGCAAATGTTTTAAGCAAAGGTCGGACCTTCACAAACACCACCGAAGTCACACCGGCGAGAAACCGTTTGCTTGCACCGAATGCGAGAAGCGCTTTTTACATCGCTCCGATCTCACGGCTCACCATCGGATTCACACGGGAGAAAAACCGTTTCCTTGTTCCGAATGCGGGAAGAGCTTTGCGTATCGCTCGGCGCTAAAGAGACACGAGAGAGGTCACGCCGGAGTGAAACCGTTCGCTTGTTCCGAATGTGGGAAATTTTTTAGATCTCTGTCCGACCTTCACAGACATTACAGATGTCACACCGGAGAGAAACCGTTTTCTTGTTCTGTTTGCGGGAAATGTTTTAGACGATGCTCAGCCCTCACTTCACATCTCCGGAAACACACGGAGCAGGAGGCGCATTCACCTAATGCAAATGTGTTCGACAAAGATGCGTCCTGGACATTACAAACGTCACTACCAAACAAGAATTCTGACCAAaaggtttaaagggaaactgtcaagTTTTACtgtaattactagggatgcaccgaatccaggattcggccaggattcggcctttttcagcaggattcagccgaatccttctgcccagccgaaccgaatccgaatcctaatttgcatatgcaaattaggggcgggagggaaattgcatgactttttgtcagaaaacaagtaagtaaaaaatgttttccccttaccacccctaatttgcatatgcaaattagggttcggattcagttcggtattcggccgaatctttcacgaaggattcgggggttcggccgaatccaaaaaagtggattcggtgcatccctagtaattactattataaacatgtattcatAAAACACCAACAAattgtgcagcgctgtacaataaacgagcttataaaatgaacatgcagAATTATATACATATTGATATAGGGGGAATTAATAGgggaatttggcccctagcaacctgatggctgaaattgcaaactggagagctgctgaataaaaagctaaataactacaaataataaaaaataaaaccaattgaaagttggATCACAATATGACTCTTTACGCCAGGCTAcaattgaatttaaaggtgaacaaccactttcaGTGGCATTGATTTATAGTAGGGGAACCCAAAAGTTAGATTATGATCTACATATGGCTCCTAAACTGGTGGCTTTTTGCAGTGTATTATTTGAGATGGTAGACCCCACATAACTAAAgtcggcctctcctattcacatttcagtctctcattcaaatcagtgcgtggttgctagggttatttagaccctagcaaccagattcataaaattctaaactggagagctgctgaataaaaagctaaataagtcaaaaactacaaacaataaattgtagattgtctcagaatatcattatattctctgcatcatacatgggatctgttatccgaaaacctgttatgcagaaagctccgatttacggaaaggccgtctcccataaacaccattttatccaaataatccaaatttttttttaaaataatttcctttttctgtgtaataataaaacagtcgcttgtacttgatcccaactaagatataattaatccttattggaggcaaaaccagcctattgggtttatttaatgtttacacgttttatagtagacttaaggtatgaagatccaaattatggaaatatcccttatccggaaaaccccagatcccaaacattctggataacaggtcccatacctgtgcagttaatttaaaggggaacaacccatttaatatatatgttttatatatagttaAAACTGACTGAAGTTACATGAAATACATGAATTTCTATTCCttcctgcaataaaaatcaacccTGTCTTTTattatggcagggattctagatATGCACTGGTAGCATTTACCTGAAAAGAAACAGGGCAGGATCAGTTACCCTTTCAGGAGGTTGTTGTCCAACTGATCAACGAGAGCTGACTAAAAATGCACTTTTGTGGATCGGTTAAACTTGTGTATAAAACtgatatgcaccaaatccattgtTTATGATTTTGGGAAACATTTGCCAAACCCTAATAATAAATTGCTTGAGTTGTAACATAAACTTGTTGCCTTCAGTTATTCCGAGCTTTGAGGTCACTTGACTGCGATGTACAAATTCAtacgccatgtttttttttagccagaatgcagcataataataataataataataattgcagcaACTAGGTGATATATCACTTCCACAGTAGTGATTGCACAAATGAGAAAATATTCCAGTTGCTGTTGTTTCCAGTTCTCGGCTTCAAAACAATCGCTAATTCTGCTGTGAGTAATTAGGGCCTTGGAAAAGTAGTCGGCACATCGATCATCTCTCCTGTAGAGACTTGGTGCACGTTCCTCAGTGGCCACTTCCCACTGATATCACGACAACTTTTGTatgcagaacagcaccagactgtaaatctttttgtttagaaagcctttatttcagctttgggcatcaccgcaac from the Xenopus laevis strain J_2021 chromosome 9_10L, Xenopus_laevis_v10.1, whole genome shotgun sequence genome contains:
- the LOC108703758 gene encoding oocyte zinc finger protein XlCOF7.1-like isoform X1; amino-acid sequence: MKAGKQEQRHFQVSPSHKEPMGMWEEASDTGMKGKKKKKDKNEEEEEERGKKERMVNLTLEMIYLLTGETLENLIKDTARITEQMKETLQQLSSDGENNSKVDVQSMMPCNDEPRTNVSSTSAPKTCVSSSTNTENYPTNDIKDESDSWEGGNQSDCSIAPQIQGTETAAPILESSSAADALSHGIKEELAEWEGAELSDYNITRVAEEQETDALSPIMGCNPNNNLSDDFKEEPISWEEGNHSDSSMNPLILAQGIDTSVSLSAWSEINEYGISINTKPTFTSPPSTDSMQGMYNCYKPFQSKTSLHEHQRKSRRKEDPSSPPDCGKSLVHEPDHKIPQNNRSEEKRFTCSDCGKSFKQRSKLYIHCRTHTGEKPYACSVCGKRFIQVQELTIHYRIHTGEKPFSCSECGKCFTQCSHLSMHRKVHSGDKPFSCAECGKCFKQRSDLHKHHRSHTGEKPFACTECEKRFLHRSDLTAHHRIHTGEKPFPCSECGKSFAYRSALKRHERGHAGVKPFACSECGKFFRSLSDLHRHYRCHTGEKPFSCSVCGKCFRRCSALTSHLRKHTEQEAHSPNANVFDKDASWTLQTSLPNKNSDQKV
- the LOC108703758 gene encoding oocyte zinc finger protein XlCOF7.1-like isoform X2; translated protein: MKAGKQEQRHFQVSPSHKEPMGMWEEASDTGMKGKKKKKDKNEEEEEERGKKERMVNLTLEMIYLLTGETLENLIKDTARITEQMKETLQQLSSENYPTNDIKDESDSWEGGNQSDCSIAPQIQGTETAAPILESSSAADALSHGIKEELAEWEGAELSDYNITRVAEEQETDALSPIMGCNPNNNLSDDFKEEPISWEEGNHSDSSMNPLILAQGIDTSVSLSAWSEINEYGISINTKPTFTSPPSTDSMQGMYNCYKPFQSKTSLHEHQRKSRRKEDPSSPPDCGKSLVHEPDHKIPQNNRSEEKRFTCSDCGKSFKQRSKLYIHCRTHTGEKPYACSVCGKRFIQVQELTIHYRIHTGEKPFSCSECGKCFTQCSHLSMHRKVHSGDKPFSCAECGKCFKQRSDLHKHHRSHTGEKPFACTECEKRFLHRSDLTAHHRIHTGEKPFPCSECGKSFAYRSALKRHERGHAGVKPFACSECGKFFRSLSDLHRHYRCHTGEKPFSCSVCGKCFRRCSALTSHLRKHTEQEAHSPNANVFDKDASWTLQTSLPNKNSDQKV
- the LOC108703758 gene encoding zinc finger protein 501 isoform X3, translating into MSNIIQLLTGETLENLIKDTARITEQMKETLQQLSSENYPTNDIKDESDSWEGGNQSDCSIAPQIQGTETAAPILESSSAADALSHGIKEELAEWEGAELSDYNITRVAEEQETDALSPIMGCNPNNNLSDDFKEEPISWEEGNHSDSSMNPLILAQGIDTSVSLSAWSEINEYGISINTKPTFTSPPSTDSMQGMYNCYKPFQSKTSLHEHQRKSRRKEDPSSPPDCGKSLVHEPDHKIPQNNRSEEKRFTCSDCGKSFKQRSKLYIHCRTHTGEKPYACSVCGKRFIQVQELTIHYRIHTGEKPFSCSECGKCFTQCSHLSMHRKVHSGDKPFSCAECGKCFKQRSDLHKHHRSHTGEKPFACTECEKRFLHRSDLTAHHRIHTGEKPFPCSECGKSFAYRSALKRHERGHAGVKPFACSECGKFFRSLSDLHRHYRCHTGEKPFSCSVCGKCFRRCSALTSHLRKHTEQEAHSPNANVFDKDASWTLQTSLPNKNSDQKV